A single genomic interval of Pyrus communis chromosome 7, drPyrComm1.1, whole genome shotgun sequence harbors:
- the LOC137739146 gene encoding uncharacterized protein isoform X2, which produces MVSQNSSSATAIGSSTTSSSGTYGESKRVWVWTESKQVMTAAVERGWNTFVFPSQSRELADEWSSIALIDTLFVEEGAIFDGENRRVATMLEVANPKELELLQPDKALGENVVVDLLDWQVIPAENIVAAFQGSGKTVFAVSKTALEAQVFFEALEHGLGGVVLKVEEVKAVLDLKDYFDRRDEVSNMLNLTKAVVTRVQVAGMGDRVCVDLCSLMRPGEGLLVGSFARGLFLVHSECLESNYIASRPFRVNAGPVHAYVAVPGGKTSYLSELKAGKEVILVDQKGHQRTAIVGRVKIETRPLILVEAKSDSDDQTFYSILVQNAETVALVCPSKESELQKTAIPVTSLKVGDEILVRLQGGARHTGIEIQEFIVEK; this is translated from the exons ATGGTTTCCCAGAACTCTTCCTCCGCCACCGCTATTGGGTCTTCCACGACGTCGTCTTCGGGGACGTACGGCGAGTCGAAGAGGGTGTGGGTGTGGACGGAGAGCAAGCAGGTCATGACGGCCGCCGTCGAGAGAGGCTGGAACACCTTCGTCTTCCCCTCTCAAAGCCGTGAACTTGCCGATGAGTGGTCCT CAATTGCATTGATAGATACTCTCTTTGTCGAAGAGGGAGCGATTTTCGATGGTGAGAACAGAAGAGTTGCCACAATGCTTGAGGTCGCCAACCCCAAGGAGTTGGAGCTGCTTCAACCCGATAAAGCGCTCGGCGAAAATGTAGTTGTTGATTTGCTAGATTGGCAG gTCATACCTGCAGAGAATATAGTTGCTGCATTTCAAGGGAGTGGGAAAACAGTGTTTGCTGTTTCGAAAACCGCATTGGAAGCACAAGTCTTCTTTGAG GCCCTCGAGCATGGTTTGGGTGGAGTTGTCTTAAAAGTTGAAGAAGTAAAAGCTGTTCTTGACCTAAAG GACTATTTTGACAGAAGAGATGAAGTGAGCAACATGTTGAACTTGACAAAAGCCGTTGTAACTCGAGTCCAAGTAGCTGGAATGGGGGATCGAGTTTGTGTTGATCTATGTAGTCTCATGAGGCCAGGGGAAGGACTACTT GTTGGCTCCTTTGCCAGAGGATTATTCCTCGTTCATTCGGAATGCTTGGAATCAAATTACATTGCAAGCAGGCCTTTCCGTGTGAATGCG GGACCTGTACATGCTTATGTTGCTGTTCCAGGCGGAAAAACGAGCTACCTCTCAGAATTGAAAGCAGGTAAAGAGGTGATCCTGGTTGATCAGAAAGGCCATCAACGAACAGCAATTGTTGGGCGTGTAAAGATAGAGACTAGACCGCTAATCCTCGTAGAGGCAAAG AGTGATTCGGATGATCAAACTTTCTACAGCATCCTTGTACAGAATGCGGAAACAGTTGCCTTGGTTTGTCCCTCCAAAG AAAGCGAACTGCAGAAAACTGCAATCCCTGTGACTTCGCTTAAAGTTGGAGATGAAATTTTAGTTAGATTACAGGGCGGGGCTCGGCATACAGGAATTGAAATTCAAGAATTCATTGTGGAGAAATAA
- the LOC137739146 gene encoding uncharacterized protein isoform X1 yields MAVEVLGAHRIISPRLHRRKRKMAAGVLHAASLARICSLTPTADKWNICRLISSHRHSMVSQNSSSATAIGSSTTSSSGTYGESKRVWVWTESKQVMTAAVERGWNTFVFPSQSRELADEWSSIALIDTLFVEEGAIFDGENRRVATMLEVANPKELELLQPDKALGENVVVDLLDWQVIPAENIVAAFQGSGKTVFAVSKTALEAQVFFEALEHGLGGVVLKVEEVKAVLDLKDYFDRRDEVSNMLNLTKAVVTRVQVAGMGDRVCVDLCSLMRPGEGLLVGSFARGLFLVHSECLESNYIASRPFRVNAGPVHAYVAVPGGKTSYLSELKAGKEVILVDQKGHQRTAIVGRVKIETRPLILVEAKSDSDDQTFYSILVQNAETVALVCPSKESELQKTAIPVTSLKVGDEILVRLQGGARHTGIEIQEFIVEK; encoded by the exons ATGGCAGTTGAGGTCCTTGGCGCGCACCGGATTATATCTCCAAGACTCCATAGACGAAAAAGAAAGATGGCTGCTGGTGTGCTGCATGCTGCTTCCTTGGCCAGAATCTGCTCCTTGACTCCCACCGCAG ATAAATGGAACATTTGCAGATTGATTTCGTCGCACAGACACTCAATGGTTTCCCAGAACTCTTCCTCCGCCACCGCTATTGGGTCTTCCACGACGTCGTCTTCGGGGACGTACGGCGAGTCGAAGAGGGTGTGGGTGTGGACGGAGAGCAAGCAGGTCATGACGGCCGCCGTCGAGAGAGGCTGGAACACCTTCGTCTTCCCCTCTCAAAGCCGTGAACTTGCCGATGAGTGGTCCT CAATTGCATTGATAGATACTCTCTTTGTCGAAGAGGGAGCGATTTTCGATGGTGAGAACAGAAGAGTTGCCACAATGCTTGAGGTCGCCAACCCCAAGGAGTTGGAGCTGCTTCAACCCGATAAAGCGCTCGGCGAAAATGTAGTTGTTGATTTGCTAGATTGGCAG gTCATACCTGCAGAGAATATAGTTGCTGCATTTCAAGGGAGTGGGAAAACAGTGTTTGCTGTTTCGAAAACCGCATTGGAAGCACAAGTCTTCTTTGAG GCCCTCGAGCATGGTTTGGGTGGAGTTGTCTTAAAAGTTGAAGAAGTAAAAGCTGTTCTTGACCTAAAG GACTATTTTGACAGAAGAGATGAAGTGAGCAACATGTTGAACTTGACAAAAGCCGTTGTAACTCGAGTCCAAGTAGCTGGAATGGGGGATCGAGTTTGTGTTGATCTATGTAGTCTCATGAGGCCAGGGGAAGGACTACTT GTTGGCTCCTTTGCCAGAGGATTATTCCTCGTTCATTCGGAATGCTTGGAATCAAATTACATTGCAAGCAGGCCTTTCCGTGTGAATGCG GGACCTGTACATGCTTATGTTGCTGTTCCAGGCGGAAAAACGAGCTACCTCTCAGAATTGAAAGCAGGTAAAGAGGTGATCCTGGTTGATCAGAAAGGCCATCAACGAACAGCAATTGTTGGGCGTGTAAAGATAGAGACTAGACCGCTAATCCTCGTAGAGGCAAAG AGTGATTCGGATGATCAAACTTTCTACAGCATCCTTGTACAGAATGCGGAAACAGTTGCCTTGGTTTGTCCCTCCAAAG AAAGCGAACTGCAGAAAACTGCAATCCCTGTGACTTCGCTTAAAGTTGGAGATGAAATTTTAGTTAGATTACAGGGCGGGGCTCGGCATACAGGAATTGAAATTCAAGAATTCATTGTGGAGAAATAA
- the LOC137740098 gene encoding translation factor GUF1 homolog, mitochondrial-like: MGCLRRASKTMKPSKYFSLLQNNSLSSISRRNPLRNDFDYCRFGLSHAFCSYSRQNSKENAVDLSQYPTERIRNFSIIAHVDHGKSTLADRLLELTGTIKRGHGQPQYLDKLQVERERGITVKAQTATMFYNYKQSLNSARDNNGVQKEQSFLLNLIDTPGHVDFSYEVSRSLAACQGALLVVDAAQGVQAQTVANFYLAFESNLTIIPVINKIDQPTADPDRVKAQLKSMFDLDASDALLTSAKTGQGLEHVLPAVIERIPPPPGKSGSPLRMLLLDSYYDEYKGVICHVAVVDGMLRKGDKILSAATGQGYEILDVGFMHPELTPTGVLHTGQVGYVVTGMRSTKEARIGDTLYHNRTTVEPLPGFKAAKHMVFSGLYPADGSDFEALNHAIERLTCNDASVAVVKESSTALGMGFRCGFLGLLHMDVFHQRLEQEHGAHVISTIPTVPYIFEYSDGSKLEVQNPATLPSNPKQRVTACWEPTVLATIIIPSEYVGPVITLCSERRGEQLEYSFIDSLRVFMKYRLPLREIVVDFYNELKSITSGYASFDYEDAEYQQSDMVKLDILLNGQPVDAMATIVHNLKAQRVGRELVEKLKKHIDRQMFEIIVQAAIGSKIIARETISAMRKNVLAKCYGGDVTRKKKLLEKQKEGKKRMKRVGSVDIPQEAFHDLLKSS; the protein is encoded by the exons ATGGGTTGTCTCAGAAGAGCTTCCAAAACCATGAAGCCCTCCAAGTACTTCTCTTTGCTGCAGAACAACTCGCTCTCTAGCATTTCCAGACGCAACCCACTTCGAAACGACTTCGATTACTGCCGTTTCGGGCTGAGCCATGCGTTTTGCTCCTACTCACGCCAAAACAGCAAAGAGAACGCCGTAGATTTGAGCCAGTATCCGACGGAGAGGATTCGGAACTTCTCGATAATCGCGCATGTCGATCACGGCAAGTCTACTCTTGCCGACAGGCTTCTGGAGCTCACTGGGACTATCAAGAGAGGCCATGGCCAGCCTCAGTACCTCGACAAATTGCAG gtggagagagaaaggggaatTACTGTTAAAGCGCAGACAGCTACCATGTTCTACAACTACAAGCAGAGTCTTAACAGTGCGAGAGACAACAATGGTGTCCAAAAAGAACAAAGCTTTTTATTGAATCTGATTGACACGCCTGGTCATGTGGATTTTAGCTATGAAGTTTCAAGATCTCTAGCTGCTTGCCAAGGTGCCCTTTTGGTTGTTGATGCTGCACAGGGTGTTCAAGCACAAACTGTTGCAAACTTCTATCTTGCCTTTGAATCCAACCTGACAATAATACCCGTTATTAACAAGATTGACCAGCCAACTGCTGATCCTGATCGTGTTAAAGCTCAACTAAAATCAATGTTTGATCTTGACGCCAGTGATGCTCTTTTAACATCAGCCAAAACAGGCCAGGGTCTTGAGCATGTCCTTCCTGCAGTCATAGAACGCATTCCACCGCCTCCTGGGAAGAGTGGTTCACCCTTACGTATGCTTTTACTGGATTCATACTACGATGAATATAAAGGAGTTATATGCCATGTTGCAGTTGTTGATGGCATGCTGCGCAAGGGGGACAAAATTTTATCTGCTGCAACTGGCCAAGGTTATGAAATTTTGGATGTCGGGTTCATGCATCCTGAGCTAACTCCTACTGGAGTTCTTCATACTGGACAAGTAGGGTATGTTGTTACTGGTATGCGCTCGACCAAAGAGGCGCGAATTGGAGACACACTTTATCATAATCGAACGACTGTTGAGCCCCTTCCAG GGTTCAAGGCTGCAAAACATATGGTATTCTCTGGTCTTTACCCTGCTGATGGATCTGATTTTGAAGCACTCAACCATGCAATTGAGAGACTGACCTGCAATGATGCCAGTGTAGCTGTTGTCAAGGAGAGTAGCACGGCACTAGGTATGGGTTTTAG GTGTGGTTTCTTAGGATTACTCCACATGGATGTTTTTCACCAACGGCTTGAACAG GAGCATGGAGCTCATGTTATTTCTACCATTCCAACTGTTCCTTACATTTTTGAGTATTCTGATGGAAG CAAACTTGAAGTTCAGAATCCTGCCACATTGCCCTCGAACCCCAAGCAACGAGTAACAGCTTGTTGGGAACCCACAGTTCTAGCTACCATCATTATTCCTAGTGA GTATGTGGGGCCTGTCATCACCCTTTGCTCTGAGCGGAGAGGGGAGCAGTTGGAGTATTCATTCATAGACAG TCTACGAGTCTTTATGAAATATCGCTTGCCTCTGAGGGAAATTGTTGTCGACTTTTACAATGAATTGAAGAGTATTACATCAGGATATGCATCATTTGATTATGAGGATGCAGA ATACCAACAATCTGATATGGTCAAACTTGACATCCTTTTGAATGGACAACCGGTTGATGCAATGGCAACAATAGTTCATAACTTGAAGGCGCAACGCGTTGGTCGAGAACTGGTGGAGAAGTTGAAGAAACACATAGACAG GCAAATGTTTGAGATAATAGTACAAGCCGCAATTGGCTCAAAGATTATTGCAAGAGAGAC GATATCTGCCATGAGGAAAAATGTTCTGGCCAAGTGTTATGGTGGAGATGTCACTCGAAAGAAGAAGCTGTTAGAAAAGCAAAAGGAAGGAAAGAAACGAATGAAGCGTGTCGGTTCTGTTGATATACCTCAGGAGGCATTTCATGATCTGCTGAAGAGTTCATAG